The following proteins are co-located in the Equus caballus isolate H_3958 breed thoroughbred chromosome 15, TB-T2T, whole genome shotgun sequence genome:
- the RDH14 gene encoding retinol dehydrogenase 14, with the protein MAVAAVAAVLAALGGALWLAARRFVGPSVQRLHGGAVSGLMHGKTVLITGANSGLGRATAAELLRLGARVIMGCRDRARAEEAAGQLRRELLQAGDPGPGPDAGGAGELIVKELDLASLRSVRAFCQEMLQEEPRLDVLINNAGIFQCPYMKTEDGFEMQFGVNHLGHFLLTNLLLGLLKSSAPSRIVVVSSKLYKYGDINFEDLNSEQSYNKSFCYSRSKLANILFTRELARRLEGTNVTVNVLHPGIVRTNLGRHIHIPLLVKPLFNLVSWAFFKTPAEGAQTSIYLASSPEVEGVSGKYFGDCKEEELLPKAMDESVARKLWDISEVMVGILK; encoded by the exons ATGGCCGTGGCTGCAGTGGCGGCAGTACTGGCCGCACTGGGTGGGGCCCTGTGGCTGGCAGCTCGGCGGTTCGTGGGGCCCAGCGTCCAGCGGCTGCACGGCGGCGCGGTCTCCGGCCTCATGCACGGGAAGACCGTGCTGATCACGGGGGCGAACAGCGGCCTGGGCCGCGCCACGGCCGCCGAGCTGCTGCGCTTGGGGGCGCGGGTGATCATGGGCTGCCGGGACCGCGCGCGCGCCGAGGAGGCGGCGGGTCAGCTCCGCCGCGAGCTCCTCCAGGCCGGGGACCCCGGGCCAGGCCCCGACGCCGGCGGGGCGGGCGAGCTCATCGTCAAGGAGTTGGACCTCGCCTCGCTGCGCTCGGTGCGCGCCTTCTGTCAGGAGATGCTCCAG GAAGAGCCTAGACTGGACGTCTTGATCAATAACGCAGGCATCTTTCAGTGCCCTTATATGAAGACCGAAGACGGGTTTGAGATGCAGTTTGGAGTGAACCATCTGGGGCACTTCCTGCTCACCAATCTTCTCCTTGGACTCCTCAAAAGTTCAGCTCCCAGCAGGATTGTGGTAGTTTCTTCCAAACTGTATAAATATGGAGACATCAACTTTGAAGACTTGAACAGTGAACAAAGCTATAATAAAAGCTTTTGTTATAGTCGGAGCAAACTGGCGAACATTCTTTTTACCAGAGAACTAGCCCGCCGCTTGGAAGGCACAAACGTTACCGTCAATGTGTTACACCCTGGTATTGTGCGGACTAATCTTGGGAGACACATACACATCCCACTGTTGGTGAAACCACTTTTCAATTTGGTATCATGGGCTTTTTTCAAAACTCCAGCAGAAGGTGCCCAGACTTCAATTTATTTAGCATCATCACCTGAAGTAGAAGGCGTATCAGGAAAGTACTTTGGGGATTGTAAAGAAGAGGAACTATTGCCCAAAGCTATGGATGAGTCTGTTGCAAGAAAACTCTGGGATATCAGTGAAGTCATGGTTGGCATATTAAAATAG